The genomic stretch gctaATCCAATGGCTATTAAAACCTTGTCAAGtcaattttattatatatttatagtcTTTGTGTGGCatgtagcattttccttttaaatattGATGTGAAAAGAGTTGTTTGGTAAGTcgaaaatgataaaatgtcaTTGGTCATCCAAAATGTCATTGATTTCTCTACCCAacccattgaaaaaaaaaaaggaaaggtcAAAGATTAATTAATGGTTTATATCACAACCATAGAATTTCATATTGAGTATCAAAGACTGATCCTATTTTAAATGGACGAGGATCttctataattttaaagaaattgtaaatttttaaattctaaaatttgGATCATTTGTTTACAAtgaaacacttgaaaaatgcaTTATATCAAAAATGCTGCATGTTAAAGTTGAGAATTTAGTATATGTTTATGAGGTTATTGCTTTCTATATTGTAAAAAGAGAAGTGCTAGGAAgctaaacaaatgaacccagaaaaattttcaaactgacgtggctagggtttttaaataaaaaaaaaaaatgcaattctctcttccttatctgccacgtcagttcgaaaatttttatgagtttatttgtttggctctctagcacttccCTCGTAAAAAAGCTTTGTgcacaaaaaatgttttttggtttttttaaaaaagaagcgtctttataaaagtgaaaaagctttttctaagaaaaattctttttggctACCTTAATAACATGCCACACTTTTCATAGGTGACATTTTTTGAGCGTTTTGATGTAAAGAAATTGtttaaattctataatttgaaaatttacaattttcttAGGGGATTTTAATCCATCTTAAACAGCTTCTAATTACTAAATCGAACCTCTATTTTTAGCAATCCACCCAATTTACACAAATCCACACGAAAGCAAACTTAACCTTcttggatattttatttttatgccaATGCGATGTTATCGAATCAAATGAAGCCTTCTCCAAAATTAGGGTGCAACCATACTTGGAGGAGGAGAAAGTGTGCTGATGTGAGggcactttttgtttttatatttgttgttaAAGTGTTTTAATGCAacataaaaaagtgaaaagtgaaaataattttacgtgttttgtgtttggagtttattgttaatgcttttattttttgctaaaaatagaaaacattttcaaacgaggccattatttattattattttttaggaaaaatgtaaaatcagtccaTATAGTTACATTGATTTGCAATAAATTTcatatggtataaaaatttgttgaaaaaaaataacaaataggtctATGCACCCAACTTCCGTCTAGAAATCATCAATTGCCACATCAACAATAATCAAGTTATGACTTATGTCACCcataataaaaaagagaaatgctagaggtcaataagtttttcatcatatttttttacaatcaaCTATTAGACTTGTGGGGTCCATTATTGACTTATGTGGgatctatataagtctacaaatctaatggtcgattgtaagaaaatataagccaaatataaagaacttattgacccataacattttttaataaaaaaatataatgtataaaaattaaaaactaagaacttaaaaaaattgaaagaccTTTCGTCAAATGAGAGGTGGCCGAACTACACCAAATGGCAATGTGGTGATTCAGCTACGGCAAACTGTAAGTGTGGAGTTGTTTGCTTTTGGTGAGATTCTTATGGTGGGCACAACCTTGCATGGACGTGGCCATGCCATATTGAGACTTGGGAAGATTTGAGTTGTATTGTAGATGACTAAGAAGAGAAGTGAGAAGAAAACAAGAGACTTTTAGCTTGGTGGTTGCTCGGGCCATATTCATACGGTTCATGTCAACTGCAACGTAGGTGGTTGCTCGGGCCACCTTTCGGGTAGACGCTTCGACCACGAGATatgttatagtgcaataaaaaaataactttttgctcataaaagttTTAAGGATGCAAGAGGCCACATGCCCATTAGTGGGTGGGGTCACAACAACTACGGATGAAGCTCGTAACCTCTTaccacctaagacttttatggataaaaaatgatatttttattgtacTATAACATTTATCTTCCGACCACTCCTCAATGGTGATGGTTGCCTCCCTTTGGAAATGTAAGGTGGCTCAGTCATTCttgtcccctttttttttttttttttttttttttcaagattttaattgtttaaattttagataaaaaattattatttaatccgACGTGGCATTGAGAGACATTACTAATTtatatggaaaacacaaaaaaaaaaaaaaatcaattaaaaaaaaaaaaaacgaaaaactTAAAGAAGacaattttaagatttaaaaatggagggagtaatttgtaatgacacgtttatgatttattttcatgcttttttttttttttttaaaaaacaattatcacCCCTATAATATGGGTGGGTTTGagtgaaataatttttatttttggttttttagcCCAAGGCAAGGACGGCGATGAAGTTTGATTTTGATACTCAAAAAATTGCCCTTTTAACAGAtttcaatcttttttatttttttattttttggattattTATTGGGCAATGAAGTTTGAAGTTTGAttttgaatagtaaaaaaaattgcccTTTCACAGACTtgatacttttttatttttgggattatttattgtcattgtcattcttttgttagtgttttttcttaatttcagCAAGGCCAAGTCAAGCAAGCACTCACATTGTCGTCTATGGAGCTTTGACGAAAGTGGCCTTCCTTCTTTGACCCGCTGAACATCTCTCCTCCTCGACTTTTGCTTACCATAGGCTAAAATTCCAATCTTTTCTCCCAAAACTATCCCCAGTTCACACTCGCTTGATTGAGTTCAAAGTGTgaccctttctttcttctttttcaccttttgaaTTTACGCTCTACTACTGGCTTTGAATATTCAACCCATATCCTTTTGGACAGAACGATGCTTCGTCGTTGTTTCAAGAACCCTTTTATGGGTTTCGTCTACCTTTCCGAGCTACGCCTCCTGAATTATCAAAATTCTCAGGTTGGTTTTTTGATTCTCGCAAAAATTTGCTtttgtttacttgttttttCAGTCTTTTTTTAATGTGGGTTTTGCGAATATTGACTTCTTTTGATCAGTCTGTATGAGAGTCAAGTCAATTGCATAGCTCAAGTTTTTGGATTTCTTCTTATATTTGTTGCACCTATGTGGGTTTATCATCCAGTGTTCATTTTCTCAACTGGGTGTGCTTGAATCTCTGTAGAAAGCTGAATTGGGTTTTCATTTCTTGTGTTTGTGTTGAATTTTGTTTCAGGGTATGATTTTATGAGGGCTATGGTGTTGCTGGTTCTGTATTTGGAGCACTTTCTATGTGTTTGTAGTAATCTCTAACCGATTTTCTTTTATCTGTATCTCCAAGTTGTTTTGCTGCGAAACTTAGATGAAAATGGCTATGGATTGTCCACCTCTTACTGTAGTCTTGATCAGTGTTTCTCTTTGGATATTGCTTAGTTCTAGTTTGAACTATGGTACCGAGGCTGATATTAATTGCctgaaaagaataaaggattcaCTTCAAGATCCTTACGGTTACTTGAACTCTTCATGGGATTTCAACAATAATACTGAAGGCTTTATCTGCAAATTTACTGGGATTGATTGTTGGCACCCGGATGAGAACAGGGTTTTAAATATTCGGCTTTCGGATATGGGGCTAAAGGGCGAGTTTCCTCGTGGTATTGAGAATTGCTCGAGTTTAACAGGCTTAGATCTTTCAAGCAACAAACTTTTTGGAATTATTCCGCTAGATATCTCCAAAATTCTACAGTATGTGACAACTCTTGATCTCTCATCTAACAATTTCTCAGGGGAGATCCCAGTGAGCCTATCGAATTGTACTTATTTGAATTCCCTTAAACTCGACCATAACAGGTTGACAGGGCAAATTCCTCCACAACTGGGTCTGCTTGGTCGGATTAAAACATTTAGTGTGGCGAACAATCTGTTGACAGGGCCAATCCCAggatttcaaaatatttcaattgaTAGTTATTCAAATAATATAGGACTATGTGGGGCTCCTTTGGATGCTTGCCAGGCGGCTGCAAAGAATTCTCACACTGCAGTCATTGTGGGAGCAGCAGTTGGTGGGGTGACCCTTGCAGCCATAGGTGTGGGTATTTTTATGATGTTCTTCTTGCGTAGAGTGGTTgtaaagaagaaggaagaggaCCCTGAAGGAAACAAATGGGCAAAGAGTTTAAAGGGAGTTAAAGGCATCAAGGTAAGCTAACTTAATGGTCCTTTTCTAATAATACTTGATGGTGAAGAGtgtagttatttattttattttgctctttCTCTACACACactgacacacacacacaaatgcaTATCTTTTAGTGGGTTTCTATTATTACTCGTTCGAGCTGTGTATTATATTGAAATGATGCTATTTTGCTTCAGGTATCTATGTTTGAAAAGTCAGTTACGAAAATGAAATTCAATGATCTCATGAAGGCTACTAACAactttaacaaagaaaatatcatTGGGTCAGGAAGAACAGGAACCATGTACAAGGCAGTCCTTGATGATGGCACTTCACTTATGGTTAAGAGGTTGCAGGAATCTCAACACTCTGAGAAAGAATTTCTGTCTGAAATGTCCACTCTTGGCAGCGTAAAATACCGTAACTTGGTTCCCCTCCTAGGTTTTTGCGTGGCTAAGAAGGAGAGGCTTTTGGTTTATAGGAGCATGCCAAATGGTACCCTTCATGATCAGCTACATCTTGTGAATAATGGTGACAAGGTTATGGATTGGCCTTTGAGGCTAAAGATTGGGATAGGGGCAGCCAGAGGATTAGCTTGGCTCCATCATACCTGTAATCCCCGAATTCTCCACCGAAACATAAGCTCCAAATGCATCTTACTGGATGCAGATTTTGAGCCTAAGATATCTGATTTTGGCCTTGCTAGGCTCATGAATCCAATTGATACACATTTGAGTACTTTTGTGAATGGGGAGTTTGGGGATCTGGGTTATGTTGCTCCTGAGTATGCAAGAACTCTGGTGGCCACTCCAAAGGGTGATGTTTTCAGCTTTGGAACTGTGCTTCTTGAGTTGGTGACTGGTGAGAGACCTACACATGTTGCTAAAGCTCCTGAAAACTTCAAGGGAAGTTTGGTAGAATGGATTACACAGCTGTCGAGCAACTCTGAACTTCGGGATGCCATCGATCAATCCTTGGTTGGAAAAGGTGTTGATGGTGAGCTTTTTCAGTTTCTTAAAATTGCGCGTAATTGTGTAGTATCAACTCCCAAGGAAAGGCCTACCATGTTTGAAGTGTACCAGCTTCTAAGAGCTATTGGCGAGCGATACAATTTCACAATTGAGGATGAGATGGTGATGCCTTCTGATTCTGGTGATGCCGATTACTTAGATGAGCTTATTGTTGCTCGTGAAGTAAATCAGAATAATTGATAAGGTATGGAAGAGGTACAGGGATGAATGTCTCCATAGTCCTTATTTAATTGCCTGTTGTCTGGTGTTCAATCGAAAACTAGTATTACGTGGAATTTTAATGTATTATTACCTACTTCTTTTTACCCATCGGAATTCAGAAATTATAGTATTGTCATCATTTTGTAATCTTCCCATTTGTAGTATATTTCAACCACTTATGATAGTCCTGCatcatatataatttgttaattataACTTTCTTTGGATATGCAGTTTCTTTCATTAGAGATTATATCTATTAGTTGGACATGCTTTTTGGAgatttattaaattcatttgttttcttGGAATTGTTGCCTTCTTATTGTATATGGTAGCAACTAGTAGCTTTGTGCGTGGGTGTGTTTTCTTCCTTTGGGACGTGGGGTTTGTATTGTATTGGTAGATTACTGTTTGTGATTGATGATTTTCCTCCCAACTTACCGTACATCTTAAGGCTACATTCTACATTAAGTTCATGATACATAAATGCTATATGAAAAAATTTCTGacacaaagaaataaataaacttgTATACATGTATCTGTAGGAGGTATGCATGTATGTACATGTGTATGTTTAGATAGACATCTAAAtacttttgataagtaaataacCCATGAAAGGCCCTTAGTGGTACAACAGAAAAGTTTATGATGGATGTGGTTTTGCTTAAcgttttgttaattattatttatcaaagCTTTTCCTTGGAGTTATTATTTAGTCTTATCAACAGTAGGTAGCCGGAGCAACCTAACATGTACAGTTGAATACTGTTAAGTATCAACACTCATGCTATGGCATGTGCATACCCATTCTATTTCTTTAatccaaaataaaacaataagaGTGAAAAGGGTAAATCATAATTTACCTCTCTTTTTGTAGGCCTAATTGCAGCTTACCTTCCTGATTTTTCAAAAGTTACATCAAAATGTTATGGTTTTGAGCGAATGGTATATCTTTTGGTTAACTAATGAAGTGATGCCACACCATCATCTATTTGACACCCTAATTGTGCATGGTTTTTCTACATTCTTCTTTTTCCATTGGACTGGTTGTGGGTTACAGACTCACTGAATGCGTGTGGGACctattaataagaaaaaaaaaaaaaaaaaaagagaaaagagtgtGTTATTTTACTTCTAACATCTTAAAGTAGGGGAGAGAGCATTGGTTACAACATTAGTTTCATTGACTCTGGCCATTTTTGAGGGAGGAAATGTAGggcatgttattaaaaaaagtgatgGTTTGATGAAATGGTACTATAGCTCACATCTCAtgctaaaaacaaacaaagaaacccatttcaataaaaaatcattatagaTAATCCTGATAAGGAATGAAAATATATGGACAATGTTGGTTTCTGGTATTGCATTATTTTTGGATTATTagtatctttctttttcaatcaaGTAAAAACATACAACTTTTCTTGAAAATCTTTGTAGGAATAGTTAGAAGATACATCAATCTTGATTTACTGGATAGCTCGCTCTTTAGGAGTCAATATTTAGAAGAaaaccttctctctctctagctctctctctctctccccttttgTTTGTATTGTTTCATGAACTTCTACTAATACATTTGAGTCAATCAAGATTCCTGATTTTTTCCCCAACCGTGATCACAATTGCCAAACGTTTTCTTCACGAATAATGCTAAATGTCATTTTCATGTCCTCTCAaaactgatgtgacttttaaaatcattattgaatcaaaatctaatagtgatttatcataaatttaatagtgattttaaagccacatcaattttgaaGCGACACAAGGGGGACATGGGGATGACATCCAGCATTACTCTTTCTTTACTCTTGTTAGGTAAACTTACACTTGTCAACTCCTTAGCTCATCCATGTGACTCTTGTATATTTTCTGTGTATTAAGGTTGCACCCTTTGCTCTTCTTCATTAAATTGTTActtaacaagagaaaaaaactTCATATGATTAAGtcctttgtaagtttttattgaACTACAGAACCAGACATCATTTGGTCTGAGTAGAATTGAGTGGGAAGCACTATTTTGTATTTCATTATGTGAATTCTATCAAAGCTTGGCATGATTCCATTATATTATCTGAAATCATGTAATCCTATGTAAGTTTGCTCTTCTTTGCATGCTCAGTTGGATGCTGAACataaaataagataatttaCATCCTTCCTGGACAAATGCTCTCCTCTTGATTCCTTTGAGTCAATTGAAAGTTGGTGCCCAGTTTTGAACATCTACGTGAATCTTTATGTTTTTCACATGTTGAATTGCTTTCATCTAATTATCTCTCCTTTTAAGAGAGTTCTTGTTTCACTTTTTTGTTTGAATCTATTTAACTTTTACAGCTCTTAACATTTCTCTGagatgttattttattatttcttcgGTAGCAAATGTCAGATACTTCaatatat from Corylus avellana chromosome ca1, CavTom2PMs-1.0 encodes the following:
- the LOC132161677 gene encoding probably inactive leucine-rich repeat receptor-like protein kinase At5g48380, which produces MKMAMDCPPLTVVLISVSLWILLSSSLNYGTEADINCLKRIKDSLQDPYGYLNSSWDFNNNTEGFICKFTGIDCWHPDENRVLNIRLSDMGLKGEFPRGIENCSSLTGLDLSSNKLFGIIPLDISKILQYVTTLDLSSNNFSGEIPVSLSNCTYLNSLKLDHNRLTGQIPPQLGLLGRIKTFSVANNLLTGPIPGFQNISIDSYSNNIGLCGAPLDACQAAAKNSHTAVIVGAAVGGVTLAAIGVGIFMMFFLRRVVVKKKEEDPEGNKWAKSLKGVKGIKVSMFEKSVTKMKFNDLMKATNNFNKENIIGSGRTGTMYKAVLDDGTSLMVKRLQESQHSEKEFLSEMSTLGSVKYRNLVPLLGFCVAKKERLLVYRSMPNGTLHDQLHLVNNGDKVMDWPLRLKIGIGAARGLAWLHHTCNPRILHRNISSKCILLDADFEPKISDFGLARLMNPIDTHLSTFVNGEFGDLGYVAPEYARTLVATPKGDVFSFGTVLLELVTGERPTHVAKAPENFKGSLVEWITQLSSNSELRDAIDQSLVGKGVDGELFQFLKIARNCVVSTPKERPTMFEVYQLLRAIGERYNFTIEDEMVMPSDSGDADYLDELIVAREVNQNN